The following nucleotide sequence is from Archocentrus centrarchus isolate MPI-CPG fArcCen1 chromosome 18, fArcCen1, whole genome shotgun sequence.
AGTGAGTGCGTTAGTGTAAAGGAATGCAAGTGCAAAGAGAGAGGGATTAAATTGGAAAGGTGCACAAGGTGAATGAGTGGGAGTGTTTACCCACAGATGGCCTCTCGGTGGTGGGATTGTGATAGTCCGCTGTACTCCCCTCCTGAGTCCAGCTGGCATCGCTCACGTGGGCCCCTTCCTGGCCAAACCATTACCTCATCACTTCTATTTATTTTGCTCGTCAACATAAAGCAGTTTTCTATTAATATTCTCACCACTGATTACGCAGTGACATGGCAGAGCACTGCGTTGGATTTATATTACATTTACAGCAATGCAGGTCTGagagatttcagctgtgtcATACCAGACAACTTTCTCCAGCGCACCACGCTGTGTTTACCTATTTTAGCAGCAAATTTCCTCCATCTGGGTGGATTTTGAGCCTGTTTTTGGGGTTGTCATGTAGTGTTTCTAAACGCAAAAAGGAATGATAATGACTTTCTTTATGCTTAATATTTAGGgtgtaaaaacagcagaaaagttGTAGTGTCTTTTTAATTAGATGTATGaacttgtttaaaatgactAAAGACATCCATATATAAAAATAGCTGATTATCCATCAGTATAGGTTAGTTGCAGTAAGGTGGAGACAGCAATTGTTTGCCTTTTGTTTGTATCTTTCAATGTGAATCATTTGAATGGAAAAGTtatcagaaaaaaactgaactgcagaAGTCAAATATTATCTGGTAGTCCAGTCACATTGATTTTTATGCACTGTTTCAGTGTGCATAATTGTGTCGTGTGTTCCACTGATTTGCAGGCCTGAAGGTCTAAAAATCTTCGCACCAGCCTGGACTTCTGAGTCTACACCCAGTTGGCTGATGGCCACCCCTGCTGTGGTGTGAGGAACTGGACACCGCCACCTATTCTGTACATTTACAGACTTCCTGTCAGCCATAGTAAGCCAGCTGAGGAGTACCTGAATCATTTAATCTCCCAAGAGATGAGACAAAGCCCCGGTTGATATTttctttccaggtgaaattatGACCCTGCTGGTAAAGTGAGGTGCCCGCCAAGAAGATAACGTTCTTGCTGAAGAGCTGTGGTGACCATTCTGGAGTAGAAGCACAAAAAATGTCTTGTCTGTCGTTCACCTCTACACCCTGCCTTGAACTCCGCTCTGTCTTTTTTGTTGGACTGCTGCTGCTCGTCCATCGGGGGCCCTCAGGGGTCAGCTGCCAGAATGACACAGAGCCGATTGTGTTGGAGGGAAAGTGTCTGGTGGTGTGTGACTCCACCCCGTCAGCAGAGCCATCAGGTAATGCCCTGGGCATGTCAGTGAGGTCAGGAACTGGTCGGGTGGCATTTTCAGCCATTCGTAACACCAACCACGAACCCTCAGAGATGAGCAACCGAACTATGACCATCTACTTTGACCAGGTGGGTTTAAGAATTGTGTTTTTTGTCGGAGCTCCTcccaaaagaagcaaaaatgtcaaacagtATGGTGCAAGAATAATGCTTCACCTTACACCGCAGTCTAACAATTGTCGGTAtaaatttgcttttttaaagattatAAACTACATTTTGTTTCAGATGAATGTGGAGAGGATCCAAATGTAGGACACTGCAGGCAGAAAACTAgcctttttcccccaaaaatgTCACACAGATAAAAATCCAATCAACACAGGATAACATGCAGGGAAGTATAACAGACACTGTGACACAGACTGAAGGGAAGACTGAGGCAGGTGGAGACAATCAGGATGGTCgaggacagagacaggaagcaaaacaaactttcagtgtaaaaGAGGAAACAACCAAACAGGAATGATacagacatgaaaacaaacatttaataaataagAGACAAGAAAACAGCCCAAAGGAAACATGCTGAGTTGGAGACATGGACCAGGGCCATAAAGGCAAACATAGAAagatgaggcagctgcagctacTAGAAACCAAGACATGACCAAAACCACaggatgcattaaaaaaaaaaaaaaaacggggtcGGGGACCACTCCACtagaataaagaaaacaacacaggaAACCAGAAAtccaacaaacacaaaaatccaaACTTCAGACATTTGTAGTGACAATAAAACCCTCGCAAAAGCCCATAAATTCAGTAATCACACTTTTTATACTGGACTGGATTGTCTTTGGATCAAATTTTTCCAGTGGCTTTTCaagcttaaaataaataaataagcatttaataaataaaataaataagagtgtAATATTATACCCatccaaataaataataataataatccaaatAATAAGCCTCTCATTCCAAAACCCCTGGCATGAATCTGCTGCCACAAAAGCCTCCAGTCTTTTGAGAAGGTCTTCCACCTGGTGCAGGCGCTTTATGGTCTAACAGTAATAATGACGTTCAGCTCTATATGTATGGAGATCATTCAGTCTCTCTGGTTATGTCCCTTTGTGTACAGGTGCATTTTCATCTTGGAAGAAAAAAGTAAGAGCACACTATTGCCTAAACAAAACTTTACATCGTAGCATAAAGATTAGAACAACAGGgacagctctgcatgtttgattgggcagatttttacacagtatgcccttcctgacacaaccccaaaggtaTCTGTGTCTCTTCCTGCGACtgaaccagggatcttttgctagtcttcttttttttaagctgctcactttaggggttgccacaggagagcatctgcctccatcttaccctattcctagcatcctcctctctcacACCAACCCCCTgcgtgtcctccttcactgcctccatgaacctcctctgatgtcttcctctttttcttctgccCGGCAGCTCTGTCTCCAACGTCCTTtttccagtatatccactatccctcctctgtacatgtccaaaccatctcagccttgcatctctaactttgtctccagctTGTTATgcgtaaaccactacactaaaAACCTCTCCCTATAAATAGCCAGGTCTAaagttcttttaaaattttatgcaTAATGATTAGGGTTAGGATAATGCTCAGGACTGGCTGAAATGCTATGAAATGGTGCATTGACTGAATCTGCCCTTCAATCACAGCAAGTAAAATGACTGAAGGAAATTAGAGTGTTGTGCATATGCCACTTAAAAGAGTACAACAGTATATGAAAAAAGAATAGTCCCTGCAGATTGTTTGGTGTTGCTTAAGTTATAAAAATGCccaaacaagacaaacaaagcagaaacagtCCTACAGTGTATGTAACTTCAAGAACACTTGTGTGCCTCGTGTCAGATAGTAGAAATGAGCATGTGCAAGACTTTAagtcaggtttttgtttttttttagtttttatcagATTGATCCAGTGATATCTGTCTGTACATTCATGCTTGCATTGTTCACTAAGTGAGATTTTAGTTATGTGCAGAGACACCCTGAGTTAAATGCTAGCATCCGTGTGTCACATGCATCTTCACCCAGTATAATGTTTGACTTGTTTAGCATATTAGCACATCAACAATAACACTAAACACGCAGCATACAGTAGCTGAAACTCATATGTCAATAGTTTTGCAGGTAATTGGTCATTGGCAACTTTAGTGGACAAAGTCCAAATTCCATAATGAAAGTCCACAAGTCACCAACTTCATATTGATCTGAAAAGCAAATACGTGTATTTAAAAGTACAAATGTGAATGTCCTTATTGTACTATAGAGGCAATATAATCAATAGGCATCTTCCTCCTAGCCACATAACTGTACAAAATTATTCGCCAGTGCTATGCAAGGTAAAAGGTCAGTGTTTTAATATAAGTCCACAGGATTCAGTCCATAAAGGAGCATCAACATCTGTGTGAAAACAGTTTATTGTGGGAACCAAAGTGGTGGACTGACCAACCAGCCAGTTTAATAATAACCAGAACAGACTGCCATTGCCATTTATAGATACAGCCTCATCTGCTGTTACTAAACTTGATTTATTGCCACTGAAGTCCCCAGTCACTGATCACACTGTACAAACAGAAGGTACATTGTATGTTTGCAGAAAAAGGCTTTCATTGACAAGCATTATTATGACGGACTGACCCACTGCcagttctttctctctctttttctctttttctcctctgagGATGAGCTGACCAGctattttgaaaaaataaaataataataataataataaaagaccACAGTGGAAGCTcagtaaaaatcacaaaaaaaaaataaccaaggATTGCACATTTagttaaaatattttgcttctctctttgtctccttAGATCTTAGTGAACGTTGGCAGCCATTTTGATCCAGCGACAAGCATCTTTGTGGCACCCAGAAAAGGAGTCTACAGCTTCAGCTTTCATGTTGTCAAAGTTTACAACCGGCAGACAATACAAGTAAGAACAAAAACTTCAAGGATGACAGCATCAGCTGACACTGAATGGCTCTATTTTTCCTCCCCAAAGTAAAGTTAGCAGATTGATTCTATTCTAAGGTTTGTAAATTAATAGTTGACATAGAGATGCTTAAGGCTGATTTCTTCTGTGATCCCCACATATTACCAGATGATCTGGAACCTCAGGGATACTGAAAAAGGTCCCAGGCTAgg
It contains:
- the LOC115797328 gene encoding cerebellin-1, whose amino-acid sequence is MSCLSFTSTPCLELRSVFFVGLLLLVHRGPSGVSCQNDTEPIVLEGKCLVVCDSTPSAEPSGNALGMSVRSGTGRVAFSAIRNTNHEPSEMSNRTMTIYFDQILVNVGSHFDPATSIFVAPRKGVYSFSFHVVKVYNRQTIQVSLVLNGWPVISAFAGDQDVTREAATNAGLVIMERGDKAYLKLERGNLMGGWKYSTFSGFLVFPL